The Candidatus Zixiibacteriota bacterium DNA segment GGGTCTGGCGGCTCATACTTTGTCGTTGGCCGCAGAGTTTATTGATTTTAACCACGACGACCACCTCGATTTGTTTGTATCAGAAGTAGCGCCATACGGGGACGCTTTGCGCTCGGTCCTGGATTTGCCGGCGCTTTCTGCAGACTATCGTCCGACGCTTTACACTGGTCGGGCTGATGGAGTTTTTGAAACTATGCCCTTTGACAACGCACTTGGCCACCACTACGGAACCTTGAATGTACATGCCGTTGACTTCGACGCCGATGGATACACCGACATCTATCTCACCAACGGAGGATTTGCCTTCGATCGTTTCGAGCCGGATGCGCTGTTGTTGAACAAGACCGGGAAACAGTTCGACTGTTATTACGCTGAGCCCCGGCTCGGCAAGTCGTTGTCGGTGTCCTCGCATCCGTCGATGGGTGATGGCCGTCCGCCGGTCATGATCGCGCGCGGTGGATTCCATCCGGGTCAGCCGGAGACAGCACCACAACTATTCAACCTAAAGTAAACCAGAACCCCACGGACGGGAGATACAATTGGCCATTCGAACGAACAATTTTCTGCCTGGACTTTCGTGCCTCGGTACACTGATGCTGGTATCGGCAGTAGTCACTGGTGCCGACAATCCCGACCTGATTCGCACCCGCAACCAGGGGGCGGCCTACTATGAGAATCAGGACTACCCGGACGCGGTGCCGCCGTTTGAGAGCTGCGTGGAGTTCGAGGACGCCGTGGCGGCAGATTGGATCAACCTCGGGCTGGCCTACTATCGAACCAAACAATGGGAAGAAGCCGTTGAGGCGCTTGAGACGGCGGACAGTGACGAGGATAGCTATCCGCATATCGCCTACGCACTCGGATTGATCCTCAAAAAGAACGATGCCTTCGAAGCAGCCGCAGAGCGATTTGAAAAAGTCGTCGCCCAGGACCCGGCCGAAGCGCCGGCCTATTACAGTCTGGGTGTCATGTACCAAAAACTGGGTCGTGATGATGATGCTGAGCGAGCCTTTCAAGCGGTCGTGCGCCATGATCCCCAACATGCCAGCGCCCACTACTATTTGTTCAAGTATGCCAAAGCAGCCGGACGACGTGACGAAGCCAAACGAGAGATGCGAATCTTCAGCCGACTGCAACGTGAGATACCGGACAAACAACGCACCGAGGCCGTCTACGAAGAATCGCAATACCTCACGCCCATTATCCCACCCCACCAGAGTTTCATGCCCGCCGATAGCGACCATCGTGGCAGGATCAGGTTCGTGGATGTTACCAAAGAGGCGGGGCTGCATGGACCGTCACCGTTTGACACTGACTCATTAAATTACCCACAAGTCTATCAGATCAGTTCACTTGATGGTAGCACCTGCTTGGTTGACCTTGATGGCGACAATGATCTGGACTTGTACGTCGTTAGGTGCAGTGATGAGCGATCGCCTGGTAATAGGCTGTATCTAAATGACGGATCCGGCCACTTCTCGGACGTCAGCTCCGGATCTGGGGCCGCCAACACAAGTTGCGGCCATTACGCGGTTGCAGGTGATATCGATAACAACGGTACTGTTGATATTGTACTGTTCAATTACCGTGAGATCAAAGTGCTTAGCAACGATGGAACAGCTCACTTCACCGACCTGTCCGATCGAGCAGGTCTTAGAGACTCCACTGTGGTCGGAGATGCCGAGTTGATAGACTACGACCACGACGGAGACCTGGACTTACTTATTGGTGTTTACGGATCACCGGGACAGTCACGCGATGGCTGGATGATGTACGTCGACAAGCCGGAGGTTGGATTTGACCGATGGCGTGATCTTATGCCCGAGACAAATCGTATTTATCGCAATAACGGGGACGGCAGTTTTACAAAAGTCGAAGACAGCGTCTGGGGAAACGAAGTACAGGCATGGACTATCGATGTAGAGTGCGGTGACTTCGATAATGATGATGACACCGATTGGTTATCGGTCAATGTCAACGCTCCTTGTCAGCTTCACCTCAACCTACGGCAGGGGCAATTCGCTACTTCCGAACCACTCGGCGAGGAGGGCGCGGAAAGGGGGACGGCCTGCGACTTTGACAACGATGGCGACCTGGATGTTCTTCTTGTCAGGGCAAAAGGCGCACACCTTTACTTGAACAGCGGTGATGCAACTTTCACAGAGAAGCGTTTGCCGATCCTTACAAAAGCAGTCACCGACGCCAACATTTCCGCGGTTCGGCCGTTTGACTTCGATAACGACGGGCTTATCGACATCACTATGACATACGATAAGGGCGACCCGAGTTTTCATGTCAACCTTGGCCAGAACGAGTTTCAGCTTCTCACTAACGGGCCGGCACTAACCACCGCTTTTTCAGCTTGGGAACCCGATCATCTTACCGTTGGAGACATCGATAACGATGGTGACCTGGATTTGGTTGGACACAACAACCGTATCCTGCCCTTCATTCTCGAAAACCGGGGTGGCGAAAGCGCCAACTGGCTCAAAGTGCAGCCGGTGGGAATACGGGTGCCAAAGCAGGGCATCGGCGCCAAACTTGAAATCAAAGCCGGACCCTACTACCAACGCCGAGACGTTCACCAATGGCCGGTGCATTTTGGACTCGGCGAGGTGGACAAAATCGACGTGCTGCGCATCACCTGGACCAACGGAATCGTGCAAAACATGGTCGACGTGCCCACCAACGAAATCTACAAGGTCGAAGAAATCGTCCGCACCGACGCATCGTGCCCCTTCCTGTTCACGTTCGACGGTGAAAAGTTTAACTACATTAATGACATCCTCGGCGTGTCGGCGATGGGCGTGCCGCTTGACGAAGGGTTCTATCACCACCCCGACCCGGATGAGTATGTCCGTATCGATGGCACCATGCTCGCGCCTTTCGACGGTCGTTACCTGCTCAGGCTGGCCGCCGAATTGAAAGAGACAGTTTACCTCGACCAGGTGAAACTCATTGCCGTAGATCATCCATCGAACGTCGACGTCTACCCCAACGAACGGTTCAGCGAGCCGCCGTTTATGGAACCCGGCTTGCACACCGTGAAAGAAAGACGTCACCCTGTTGCAGCCACCGACTACCAAGGCAACAACATCCTGCCGCTTATTGAGAAAACCGACCACAGGTATCCGTCTAACATTCCAATGAGCAGCTATGACGGATTGGCCCAACGGCACTGGTTCGAATTCGATCTCGGTGACCTGCGCGGGCATGAGACGATCACGATGTTTCTCACCGGATGGATCTACTGGTCGTCGGCCTCGGCCAATGTAGCTATCTCGCAGAACCGTCAGGTTGGTTTTGAAGTTGTCAGCCTGAGTGTCCCGGATGCCGACGGTGAATGGATCACGGTAATCGACGACATCGGCCTGCCAAACGGCAAGAACTCCACTATTCCGGTGCATCTGTCGGGACTCTTTCCCTCTGATGACTTTCGCGTCCGCTTGACCACTAACCTGGTCGTTTACTGGGATGAAGTTTTTTTCACGGTGGGGACCGAAAGCTATCCCGCCGATCAGATCGAATGTAGACTATCGACAGCCGATCTTCACTATCGCGGTTTCTCGAACATGCGACAAGACTCGCTGGGTATGGAGTTTTTTGATTACGCCGCAGTCAACAAGATGGGACCCTGGCGCCAGCACTCAGGGCGATACACACGCTACGGCGAGGTCTCGGAACTTCTCACCGAACCGGATGATCGCTATGTCATCTATGGACCGGGTGAGGAGATATCTTTCGAGTTTGAAGCGCCACCCCTTCCGAAAGACGGCTGGCGGCGCGACTTTTTTCTGTATGCCTTCGGTTGGATCAAGGACGGCGATCCCAACACCGTCCATTCGGTGACTGTCGGACCGCTGCCGTTTATCGATATGCCCGGCTACCCGTATGACTCCAGCCTCTCCGGGCGGGCCGATGAAATCGCCGGCGACCTCGCCGACTGGTTGACCAGAGAACAGGTCCGCACCGTGAGACCGTTGCGTTGATAGGTTCCCCAAACGAAAGGACCGTTGCTTGTGACCAACTCGGATGACAACCTGCGCTACTATGCCGCTGCCTGCCAGACAGATTTCGCCTGCCCCGACACGCGCAAAGGTATCAAAGCCAACGTAGATCAGATGTTGCGCATGATTGACTGGACGGTGGAGGGCTACGGGCCGTTCTTCAACGTGAAGCTGCTGGTCTTCCCGGAGTTTGCCCACACCGCACCGGTTTATGATTCGGTCGACGAGTTACGTCGTAAGCTGACGGTGGAGATACCGAACGAACATACCGAACGCTACTGCCAGACGGCCAGGAAACTCAACCTGTTTATTCAAACCGGGACCTTCCTCGAAGAAGACCCGGCCTTTCCCAACACGGTCTTCAACACCACCTGTTTGATAGGACCCGACGGCATACTGTCCAGGTATCGCAAGGTCAATCCCTGGCTGCCGTGGGAGCTTCACACCAGCCCGGCCGACATTGAGGAGTACGAGCCCGACCTGTTCCCGGTGGTTCAAACCGAGATCGGTAACCTGGGGGTGGCTATTTGCTATGACTGGCTGTTTCCGGAAACGCTCAGGCAACTCAGGCTGCGTGGGGCCGAGGTGCTCATCAGGGTCTCGGCTTACATGGATCCCTGGGGCGCCACCGAGCCGATGGATTGGTGGACGGTGGTCAACAGGTGTCGTGCTTTGGAGAACACTTCCTACGTCGTTGCCTCCAACCAGGCCGCGTCGATCAGGAACTACCCACCCTTTTCATGGCCGGGCGGCAGTATGGTAGTCGATTACGATGGTCGTATTCTGGCTCAGGCTGATCCCGGACCGTTTGAGAAAGTTGTGGTCGCACCGATTGACATTGCCGCCCTGCGGCACACCCGCAAGACTCGAAAGGGACATGATTTCTTGTCGCATCGTCACGCCCGCGCCTACCGGATGACTGAACCCGGCAGGGAGTAAACTTGGAGTCGGCGCATGCAAGGGACGACAAGATCCGTCACTTCTTCTGCTGAAAAACGAATCGCGGCCTGCACACCGCGACAATAGCCGGTAATACTGTCACGCTGACAACAAAGCTGACCAGCATAGCAATGGCGATCAACAGACCAAACCGCACCAACGTGCTGAACTCAGAGACTGCCAACAGCAAGAAACCCAAGGCCACTACAAAGGCAGTGAAAAAGAGTGCACGACCGGTGAAGGCAAGGGCACGTTGTATGGCGCCGGCGTCATCATCGGTATGTGCGCCGGCTTCAAGGCGCAGACGATCCAGCAGGTGTATCGGGAAATTCACGCCCGCTCCGATGGCGATAGATGCGAACATTGATGTACCTACGCCCAAGCCGATGCCACCGATACCCATTACAGCATAGTTGACCAACACCGCCACCGCCACGGTGAATGTACACAGCAATCCGGCGACCATCGAACGGAACATTAGCCCGGTCAACAGCAATACGCACAGGATAGAGAACAGCACGCTGCGTATGTGGGTCTGACGCACCAACCCCAACCAGTGGTAATCGAGATTGGCCCGGCCGGCCAGTCTGATCGTGAGCGCGCCGTCACTGAAGGTGCTGTCGATGAACCCCTGAAGCGCCGTAATGGTCTCACGCTGATGAACGTACTCACTTGAGGTCATGCGAACGATCAGGTTGGCCGAGCCGTAGTCGGCGTCTACCACTTCACTGAGCAGGCGCGACATAGGCGAACTTGGCGCCCTCAGCACGTCGAGATAGAAACCGGTCACCCCTGGGTCGTCAGGGATAGCAAAGAAGTCCGGATCGTCCCGATTCATTTTCTGATGAGCGCGCTTGACCCAACCGACCAGCGAGTGGGTCCCACCCACGAAGGGCAGTTGCTCGGTGAACTCTTCCAACCGAGCGATCTTCTTTAGCGTCTGGGCCTCCAGCATGTATCGAGGTTCAGCGGATGACAGAACTATATTGAGCTGATTGGTACCATCGAATCGTTCATTGAACGCATTGGTCGCCTGAACCATCGGATGGTCGTCCTTAAAAGCCAGCAAGCGTGAATCATTGACGACCAACTTAAGCGATCCAAGGAAGGCTCCTCCTATCAATGCAACCCCGACCACCAAAACGACCTTTCGCCTGCGATGAATCAGCGTACCCAGAACCGACATGAACCTCCCAAGTCGATCCAGAGCGGCAACACCTTCAGCGTGCGATGCTCTTGAGGTAAAGGCGCCACTGGACTTCAAAGGCAGGATGGCCAATCCGGCCGGTATCACGGTGAACGAATATATCAACGCACCGGCGACACCGAAACAGGTGAACAATCCAAAAAAGCGTATGGGCGGCATAACTCCGGTTATGTACAGTGCCAGGAATCCGGCGATGTCGGTCAGAGATGTTATCAGAACCGGATACCAAAGGGCCATACAGGCATCGACAACAATCGTGCGTGTATCTCGACCGCGCATGGCCAATTGTTCCTCGTAATACTGACCGACAAGATGCAGCGAATCGGCCACCCCCAGAGCCATTATGATCACAAAGATACCATTGGTGACGATAAAGACCGGTACGCCAAACACCGACATCAACCCCAGCGCCATAGCCGACGCCCCGCCAATTACACAAAGCGGCAAAACCGTTCCACGCAGCGTTCGGTAGGCCAGAATAATCAAAAGAGCCATCACGATCGGACAAACGAAGTTCATACGTAGCGCGTCGTCGGACACCGCGGTGCCCATATAGGCCCGCACTGCCGGTTCACCGGTGACGATCAGCTGTTCATCGGTCGTTGGAAAACCGTCCAGGAGAAGACTCAGACGATGGTACAACGCTTCAGCCTGGGCGTCATCATCGACTGCGATGATGATTGCGCCGGCGGAACCGTCAGCTGCCACCAACGTCCCCCGATACAATTCGTATGACAGGATGTCGTTTTTCAGAGAGTCCAGCCCGGCTCTTGTTTCCGGCGTATCTCCCAGTAGTAGATCGAATCCCGGTTCACCATCCTCATCAAAGTAGACGCCGGATTCCGTGGCCAGACTCATGACATCGGATGAATCTATCTGCGGCAACTTTTGGATGGCCACGGTCAGGTCACGAATCAACGATATCGTCGACTCGGTAAAGATGCCATGTTTGGCGTCGCGGATGATGCCGACCACCAGTGGCTCGTTCAGATCAAAACGGTGATCGACTTCCAATTTTGCGAGTAAGGCGGGATGATCGGCTGGAATGAATGTGTCGGGATGCGTCTCGCGCGTTAGCCCGAACATGTACAACCCAAGCACACCAGCAATCAATGCCACCACGGCCAGGACCGGGTAAGGATGCTTGGTTACAAACTCAAAGTATCGTCGCATGGTACTGTATTGTTCACCAGAATTCCATTCATGGCATATTGAGAGCCTGTCTGGCCGGCCAGCAAGTGGGGTCCAACTCAAGCGCCCGCTCGGCGTGTTTCTTGAAATCCTTCTGTTTGCCCGGAAGCTGCCGGAAGAAACCGGACAGAACATAATGGGTCCGCGCCCGCAGTGGTCGATGTGAGTAAATGCCCCTGAGCAAGTGTGGATTGGCCCAGCAAGGATCGTACTGGATGCATGGTTCGCTTTTTAGATAGGTCTTAACACTCTCTATGACATCGTCGCTTGGTTCATAAGTCTTCGTGGGCAACCCAACGACCGACAATAGTTCGAGTTCCGGGCATTCACCTGTGACGTCCTCAAGAGTGGCTATCAAACTATCACTAGTTGCAAAGTTCCCCACTCCCAAATGATACTCCGCCAGGAAAAACAGCGCCTCGATGTCCTTCGGATTGTTGTCCAGTATTGAACGATAAACGCCGGACGCATCATGTGTCATGAAACGGAGCCAGGCCAGATTCAGCCTGGCCTCCCGAATACCGCTCTTGCCCGTTTCGGCAAGCACCGAATCCGCCTTACTGCGATCTCCCATTCGCACATAGAGCCCGGCCAGCCGCAGTTGTGCGAGTACGTTTGTGGAATCAAAGGCAACGGCCTTCAGCAACGCCGTCTTCGCTTTCGAAGTATCTTCATCCTTGTATTCATAAATAAACGCCGCTGCAAGATGCCCACGCACCGAGTCGTGTTGCATGATAAAACCAACCTGCTCCCACGCCGTCTTCAGGCTACCGCCCGCCACACCGGGAGCACGCACATGAAACTCGATCAGTCCTTCGCGTGCGTCGAGACTTGAGGAGTCCAGATAGATAGCACGTTCAAACGCCTTCTTACATCTGCGAGCGTTCATCAGCTTGGACCCAAACCACCCGCTCTGTGTTTTCTCACTATAGGCAACGCCCAACCACAGTTGACAAACCGATGCATCCGGTTCCATCTCAACCGCCTTTTTGGCAAACTTG contains these protein-coding regions:
- a CDS encoding FG-GAP-like repeat-containing protein; the protein is MAIRTNNFLPGLSCLGTLMLVSAVVTGADNPDLIRTRNQGAAYYENQDYPDAVPPFESCVEFEDAVAADWINLGLAYYRTKQWEEAVEALETADSDEDSYPHIAYALGLILKKNDAFEAAAERFEKVVAQDPAEAPAYYSLGVMYQKLGRDDDAERAFQAVVRHDPQHASAHYYLFKYAKAAGRRDEAKREMRIFSRLQREIPDKQRTEAVYEESQYLTPIIPPHQSFMPADSDHRGRIRFVDVTKEAGLHGPSPFDTDSLNYPQVYQISSLDGSTCLVDLDGDNDLDLYVVRCSDERSPGNRLYLNDGSGHFSDVSSGSGAANTSCGHYAVAGDIDNNGTVDIVLFNYREIKVLSNDGTAHFTDLSDRAGLRDSTVVGDAELIDYDHDGDLDLLIGVYGSPGQSRDGWMMYVDKPEVGFDRWRDLMPETNRIYRNNGDGSFTKVEDSVWGNEVQAWTIDVECGDFDNDDDTDWLSVNVNAPCQLHLNLRQGQFATSEPLGEEGAERGTACDFDNDGDLDVLLVRAKGAHLYLNSGDATFTEKRLPILTKAVTDANISAVRPFDFDNDGLIDITMTYDKGDPSFHVNLGQNEFQLLTNGPALTTAFSAWEPDHLTVGDIDNDGDLDLVGHNNRILPFILENRGGESANWLKVQPVGIRVPKQGIGAKLEIKAGPYYQRRDVHQWPVHFGLGEVDKIDVLRITWTNGIVQNMVDVPTNEIYKVEEIVRTDASCPFLFTFDGEKFNYINDILGVSAMGVPLDEGFYHHPDPDEYVRIDGTMLAPFDGRYLLRLAAELKETVYLDQVKLIAVDHPSNVDVYPNERFSEPPFMEPGLHTVKERRHPVAATDYQGNNILPLIEKTDHRYPSNIPMSSYDGLAQRHWFEFDLGDLRGHETITMFLTGWIYWSSASANVAISQNRQVGFEVVSLSVPDADGEWITVIDDIGLPNGKNSTIPVHLSGLFPSDDFRVRLTTNLVVYWDEVFFTVGTESYPADQIECRLSTADLHYRGFSNMRQDSLGMEFFDYAAVNKMGPWRQHSGRYTRYGEVSELLTEPDDRYVIYGPGEEISFEFEAPPLPKDGWRRDFFLYAFGWIKDGDPNTVHSVTVGPLPFIDMPGYPYDSSLSGRADEIAGDLADWLTREQVRTVRPLR
- a CDS encoding nitrilase; protein product: MTNSDDNLRYYAAACQTDFACPDTRKGIKANVDQMLRMIDWTVEGYGPFFNVKLLVFPEFAHTAPVYDSVDELRRKLTVEIPNEHTERYCQTARKLNLFIQTGTFLEEDPAFPNTVFNTTCLIGPDGILSRYRKVNPWLPWELHTSPADIEEYEPDLFPVVQTEIGNLGVAICYDWLFPETLRQLRLRGAEVLIRVSAYMDPWGATEPMDWWTVVNRCRALENTSYVVASNQAASIRNYPPFSWPGGSMVVDYDGRILAQADPGPFEKVVVAPIDIAALRHTRKTRKGHDFLSHRHARAYRMTEPGRE
- a CDS encoding MMPL family transporter; protein product: MRRYFEFVTKHPYPVLAVVALIAGVLGLYMFGLTRETHPDTFIPADHPALLAKLEVDHRFDLNEPLVVGIIRDAKHGIFTESTISLIRDLTVAIQKLPQIDSSDVMSLATESGVYFDEDGEPGFDLLLGDTPETRAGLDSLKNDILSYELYRGTLVAADGSAGAIIIAVDDDAQAEALYHRLSLLLDGFPTTDEQLIVTGEPAVRAYMGTAVSDDALRMNFVCPIVMALLIILAYRTLRGTVLPLCVIGGASAMALGLMSVFGVPVFIVTNGIFVIIMALGVADSLHLVGQYYEEQLAMRGRDTRTIVVDACMALWYPVLITSLTDIAGFLALYITGVMPPIRFFGLFTCFGVAGALIYSFTVIPAGLAILPLKSSGAFTSRASHAEGVAALDRLGRFMSVLGTLIHRRRKVVLVVGVALIGGAFLGSLKLVVNDSRLLAFKDDHPMVQATNAFNERFDGTNQLNIVLSSAEPRYMLEAQTLKKIARLEEFTEQLPFVGGTHSLVGWVKRAHQKMNRDDPDFFAIPDDPGVTGFYLDVLRAPSSPMSRLLSEVVDADYGSANLIVRMTSSEYVHQRETITALQGFIDSTFSDGALTIRLAGRANLDYHWLGLVRQTHIRSVLFSILCVLLLTGLMFRSMVAGLLCTFTVAVAVLVNYAVMGIGGIGLGVGTSMFASIAIGAGVNFPIHLLDRLRLEAGAHTDDDAGAIQRALAFTGRALFFTAFVVALGFLLLAVSEFSTLVRFGLLIAIAMLVSFVVSVTVLPAIVAVCRPRFVFQQKK